One window of the Lactobacillus sp. PV034 genome contains the following:
- a CDS encoding uracil-DNA glycosylase: MKYPEELLEEVKERSQGMQLEGINEGAGPINPKLMLVGEAPGRNEIKTNIPFNGSSGKELMNSLSLLGLKREDVYITSVVRSRPYSKKVVFDKKLNKEIIKYPNRKPTKKEILAHAPLFDYELNQVNPKMIVAMGSTAISRLLGPGYKISQDHGKVLKNQSILQLNEKKNSYEWSNKTYTLILEYHPAAVLYRRKLQEEIQKDWLHIRAYLRE, translated from the coding sequence ATGAAATATCCAGAAGAATTGTTGGAAGAGGTAAAAGAACGAAGTCAAGGGATGCAATTAGAAGGAATAAATGAAGGAGCTGGGCCAATAAATCCTAAGTTAATGCTTGTTGGAGAAGCTCCCGGCCGTAATGAAATAAAAACTAATATTCCTTTTAATGGAAGCTCTGGCAAAGAACTGATGAATTCTTTATCGTTATTGGGATTAAAACGAGAGGATGTGTATATCACATCAGTTGTTAGAAGTAGGCCGTATAGTAAGAAAGTTGTTTTTGATAAAAAGTTAAATAAAGAAATCATAAAATATCCTAATCGAAAACCTACAAAAAAAGAAATATTAGCTCATGCACCCCTGTTTGACTATGAATTAAATCAGGTGAATCCGAAGATGATTGTGGCAATGGGATCAACAGCTATTAGTAGGCTGTTAGGACCAGGATATAAAATTTCTCAAGATCATGGCAAGGTATTAAAAAATCAATCTATCTTACAATTAAATGAAAAGAAAAATAGTTATGAATGGTCGAATAAAACATATACACTTATTCTTGAATATCATCCTGCTGCAGTATTATATCGACGTAAATTGCAGGAAGAGATTCAGAAAGATTGGTTACATATTAGAGCCTATTTAAGAGAATAA
- a CDS encoding VanZ family protein: protein MKKNWRVIFIVLMVLDLLFLFMSSSMTYHQQEMKPGFIHRYLPFMEAWVGHWNIYYGGRWHNAQLDGSAEMTQFVMRKMAHFGSFFLLGLFSSLGLNKIFKSWGGPLLIWLGTIFVAFCDEFHQLLTGDRTPSIHDVVLDSSGALAAILICMIIYLIRNYINQKNAC, encoded by the coding sequence ATGAAAAAAAATTGGCGAGTAATTTTTATTGTGTTAATGGTGCTTGACCTACTTTTCTTATTTATGTCAAGTTCAATGACGTATCATCAACAAGAAATGAAACCAGGTTTTATCCATAGATATTTGCCATTTATGGAAGCATGGGTAGGTCACTGGAATATATATTATGGTGGTCGCTGGCATAATGCACAATTAGATGGTAGTGCAGAGATGACACAATTTGTAATGCGTAAAATGGCTCATTTTGGTAGCTTTTTCTTGTTAGGACTCTTTAGTTCGTTGGGATTAAATAAAATTTTTAAAAGTTGGGGTGGCCCTTTATTAATATGGCTAGGTACGATTTTTGTAGCATTTTGCGATGAATTTCATCAACTATTAACTGGCGATCGTACTCCAAGTATTCATGATGTAGTGTTAGATTCTAGTGGTGCGTTAGCTGCCATATTGATTTGCATGATAATCTATTTGATAAGAAATTACATAAATCAAAAAAATGCTTGTTAA
- a CDS encoding DUF4097 family beta strand repeat-containing protein yields MFENQFNSILSNLDEVKTSSAANQTFFKQFKKQVVAIIQKSEHPEQTEKQVKDHLTQINLLLENINSTQENESIKKKIQKLIQQLFNLELVQALNLNLTGISELHLNYHIGDLIILPTTAPNATLCDWMSRDISKLHSTIEKVGNVIKITQGPRKHVGIFKNKVILFLPLDYTGFITIRNESDQIYGANLHSDCMVDITSITGNVLLNNFHVKRLQADLTSGNILLTNCQAQDIHVNTHSGNITTINVKDTKPDAETLLTSTSGNIKLDDFSTNRLVIETKSGNIHAESLFKSDCDFSTFSGNIKIYNLTNSGNIRSNSGKIKLTLSPNFNEILKVKTILSPIKITVDDNFPLQFHAKGKLAAITLPLDAILFDNSNYDKIDGYLIDEKASASIYLESEHGTIDVMTEN; encoded by the coding sequence ATGTTTGAAAATCAATTTAATTCAATTTTAAGTAATTTGGATGAAGTAAAAACTTCATCTGCTGCTAACCAAACATTTTTTAAACAATTTAAAAAACAAGTTGTAGCTATAATTCAGAAAAGCGAACACCCTGAGCAAACAGAAAAACAGGTCAAAGATCATTTAACTCAAATTAATCTTTTATTAGAAAACATCAACTCTACTCAAGAAAATGAATCAATCAAAAAGAAAATTCAAAAACTTATTCAGCAATTATTTAATTTAGAGTTAGTTCAAGCTCTAAATCTTAACCTTACAGGCATCAGTGAATTGCACTTAAACTATCATATTGGGGACTTAATTATTTTACCCACTACTGCTCCAAATGCTACCTTGTGTGATTGGATGTCCAGAGATATTTCTAAATTACACTCTACCATCGAAAAAGTTGGTAATGTGATTAAAATAACTCAAGGCCCGCGTAAACACGTTGGTATATTTAAAAACAAAGTAATTTTATTTTTACCATTAGATTATACAGGATTTATTACTATTAGAAACGAATCTGATCAAATCTATGGTGCCAACTTACATAGTGATTGTATGGTTGATATTACTTCAATTACAGGAAATGTTTTATTAAATAATTTTCATGTTAAACGTCTTCAAGCTGATCTAACCTCAGGAAATATTCTTCTTACTAATTGCCAAGCCCAGGATATTCATGTCAACACACATTCTGGAAATATTACTACTATTAATGTAAAAGATACCAAACCTGATGCTGAAACCCTTTTAACTTCCACAAGTGGAAATATTAAATTAGATGATTTTTCTACGAATAGATTAGTTATTGAGACTAAGAGCGGAAATATTCATGCTGAAAGTCTCTTCAAGTCTGATTGTGATTTCTCTACCTTTTCTGGAAATATAAAAATATATAATTTAACTAATAGTGGAAATATAAGAAGTAACTCAGGGAAGATCAAACTTACTTTAAGTCCTAATTTTAATGAGATCCTTAAAGTAAAGACTATACTTAGTCCTATTAAGATCACAGTCGATGATAATTTTCCTCTTCAATTTCATGCAAAAGGAAAACTAGCTGCAATTACTTTACCCTTAGATGCAATCCTTTTTGACAATTCTAATTACGATAAGATTGATGGTTACTTAATTGACGAAAAAGCTTCCGCTTCAATTTATCTTGAATCAGAACATGGTACTATCGATGTCATGACAGAAAACTAA
- a CDS encoding YebC/PmpR family DNA-binding transcriptional regulator — MSGHSKWHNIQGRKNAQDAKRGKVFQKLSREIYMAAKSGGPDPSGNPALRLVMDKARAANMPKSNIERAIKKAEGGSDEHYDEITYEGYAPGGVAILVEALTDNKNRTASDVRVAFTRNGGSLGATGSVAYMFDRKGYIVIDRSTTDADEDQMLLDVMDAGADDLQTSDDAYEIYTDAKQFTDVRDSLEKAGYKLANAELTMIPQNTTPVPADKKDQFNNLIDALEDSDDVSNVYTAAAEEDE; from the coding sequence ATGTCAGGACATTCAAAATGGCACAATATTCAAGGCCGCAAGAATGCGCAAGACGCTAAAAGAGGTAAGGTATTCCAAAAGTTATCTCGTGAAATTTATATGGCTGCAAAGAGTGGTGGTCCTGACCCTTCCGGAAACCCTGCTTTACGTTTGGTAATGGATAAGGCTCGTGCAGCTAACATGCCAAAGAGTAATATTGAACGTGCAATTAAAAAGGCCGAAGGTGGCTCTGACGAGCACTATGACGAAATTACTTATGAAGGTTATGCACCAGGTGGTGTAGCAATTTTAGTTGAAGCATTGACTGATAACAAGAACCGTACTGCTTCTGATGTTCGTGTTGCTTTCACTCGTAATGGTGGTTCTCTTGGTGCTACCGGTTCTGTTGCCTACATGTTTGATAGAAAAGGTTACATTGTAATTGATCGTTCAACTACTGATGCTGATGAAGATCAAATGTTACTTGATGTAATGGATGCAGGTGCAGACGATTTGCAAACTAGTGATGATGCTTATGAAATCTATACTGATGCTAAGCAATTTACTGATGTTAGAGATAGCTTAGAAAAGGCTGGCTACAAGCTTGCTAATGCGGAATTAACTATGATTCCTCAAAATACTACTCCAGTTCCTGCAGATAAGAAAGATCAATTTAATAATTTGATTGATGCTTTAGAAGATAGTGATGATGTTTCTAACGTTTACACTGCAGCAGCCGAGGAAGATGAATAA